GGCAGTCGAATCAAGGAGTATCCGGCCCATCTTCATCCTTGCGGAGCTAACATGGCGATGCGCAAGCTCGTGTTTGACATCAGTCTGTTTCCGCTGGATCTCGGTAGAAAGGGAGATTCTCTCCTCTCAGGTGAGGAGTCCTGGTTATTTGGACAGATCCAGAGGGAAGGGCATTCCATTCTGTATCATCCACAGATGGCGGTTGATCATTTTGTTCCTACGAATCGTTTAACCGAGGATTGGATTATGAAACGTTATTATAGCCAGGGTATCACCAACGCAGTAAAGAGCGAGGGAATGAAGGGAAAGCTGTCCCTGCTAGGAAAGACAGCCGCTAAGCTAGTGTATATTCTGGCTGATATGGTTCTTTCGAGAAGTAAGGGAAGGAGGCTCCTGAATAAATGTAGGCTGGAGAGTATTCGCGGAACTCTTCATATGATTCTGGGCCTTAAGAGGCATTCCGCAGCGGGGTGAGGGAATAACATGACAAATTTTGAGTGGGGCTCCAAAATCAATGCTTTACCATACGGGATGCTCTATCTCATCTTGGCCCTTTTCTTCGGAACGGCGGTCATTTATCAGCCGACGATTGCGATAGCTGCCGTACTTCTGATTATTTTATTAGGGATTTCGATATCTAGGCCTCAGCTGATCAGCTATTTCGTTCTATTCACGACGGCGATATCCATTAACTTTTTAGTCGATGGCAGTCTTTTCGGAATGGAAATACTGTCCCTTTATAAAATGGCTATCATCGCGCTTCTCGTCCCCTGCATGCTAGTGAATGGTTTGCGATTTCATCTAAGTCATCCCATTTGGGCCATGGTCATGCTGCTGATCATAACCTTTACAGCTTCCATCTGGTTGCCGCAGATGACATCATCGATTGCTATCAAAGCTTTTATTGGTCTTTCCATTCCGTTCGCTTTCTTATTAATTAATTGGAAAAAGGAAGTCGCCGAACGGCAAATTCGAATCATCTGCTTACTACCTTTAGTAAGTGTAGGTGTAGGATTGCTACTGCAGATTGCTCATATCCATAATTTTCTCAATGTAGAGTTTACAGGCGCTGTACGGATTCAGGGGGCGAATATTCCGGCGCATTTAGCCATGCTGGCTTTTATGGGAGTCGCAATCCCGTTCATTGAGGTAAAGCGGAATCCGAAGCATGCACGGTACTTTTATATCCTGCTGGTTCTGAATTTCTTCATTCTGATTGGAACTGGAACAAGGGGTCCCATGCTGGCTCTGGTACCTATGATTCTGTATTACTTCTATGACATTCTACGCCAATACCTGAAGGGCAAAACGCTTTTATTAATTCCGTTGATGGGTTCATTCTTCCTGATGATTGTCGCGGTATTCTGGCAGCTCGAAAATCTTAAAAAGCGTTCCTTCGAGAGATCGACCGATAGCGCTGTTGATTTGTCTGGACGGTCGGAGGCATGGGAGTATTTTCTGAATAAGGCCGCGGGATCTCCTTGGTCAGGTAGAGGGCTCGGCTCAGTTACTGTTGCGAATGATGGAACACTGTACAAAGGTTTTGTTGTTCCGCATAACGAGTATATCCGTTTTTACTTCGATGGGGGGTACATTGGCTCCATATTGCTGCTGCTCTCCCTATTGGCTGTGTTTTATCTAGTTTATAGAGCTCTGGTGCCGCCGGTTAAAGCCTATTATCTGCTCTTTCTAGCAGGATTCCTAATCTATTCATTTTCCGACAATACGCTGTCGACGGTCCAATCTATTATTCCGTTTTGTTGGTACCTAAACTGTCTGTACCGATCTTCACAGCCAACCGATTCCCCACAAAAAGAAGTGATACGATGAACCAAGTGAATATGTTCGATGTCAAATTTGATAATTATGATTTTATGGATTTGCTTGATTACATTGATAAAACCATACAGGAAAGGAATCAATCCTACATCCTGACCTGCAACGTGGACCATGTGATCAAGCTTCGGAAGGACAAAGAATTCCAAATGGTGTACTCCGAGGCAGGAGCTGTCGTTGCAGATGGCATGCCGCTCATCTGGGCATCCAAAATGCTAGGCAAACCGCTGAAGCAGAAGGTATCTGGAGCTGATCTATTCAGTCGTCTTGGCAATGCTTTTGAGCAAAGGAAGTACCGGCTGTTCTTCTTAGGCTCAGCAGAAGGCGTGCCGGAGCGAGCAACCATGAATCTTAAAGCGGCTTATCCAGGAATCAACATCGTCGGCTGCTACTCTC
The window above is part of the Paenibacillus sp. FSL K6-0276 genome. Proteins encoded here:
- a CDS encoding glycosyltransferase; this encodes MNVYGIAPMVSIIICTYNRSDLLITTLQSLLTLDDLEQAEIIVVDNCSKDDTAACVKKFIAAHGAVLDIRYMMEPVQGLSAARNTGILASRTPLIAFLDDDAIPCQTWITTIISTFESKPEVMAMGGKIAPIFESKRPEWLIKPFELPYTIVDLGSRIKEYPAHLHPCGANMAMRKLVFDISLFPLDLGRKGDSLLSGEESWLFGQIQREGHSILYHPQMAVDHFVPTNRLTEDWIMKRYYSQGITNAVKSEGMKGKLSLLGKTAAKLVYILADMVLSRSKGRRLLNKCRLESIRGTLHMILGLKRHSAAG
- a CDS encoding O-antigen ligase family protein, with protein sequence MTNFEWGSKINALPYGMLYLILALFFGTAVIYQPTIAIAAVLLIILLGISISRPQLISYFVLFTTAISINFLVDGSLFGMEILSLYKMAIIALLVPCMLVNGLRFHLSHPIWAMVMLLIITFTASIWLPQMTSSIAIKAFIGLSIPFAFLLINWKKEVAERQIRIICLLPLVSVGVGLLLQIAHIHNFLNVEFTGAVRIQGANIPAHLAMLAFMGVAIPFIEVKRNPKHARYFYILLVLNFFILIGTGTRGPMLALVPMILYYFYDILRQYLKGKTLLLIPLMGSFFLMIVAVFWQLENLKKRSFERSTDSAVDLSGRSEAWEYFLNKAAGSPWSGRGLGSVTVANDGTLYKGFVVPHNEYIRFYFDGGYIGSILLLLSLLAVFYLVYRALVPPVKAYYLLFLAGFLIYSFSDNTLSTVQSIIPFCWYLNCLYRSSQPTDSPQKEVIR
- a CDS encoding WecB/TagA/CpsF family glycosyltransferase, whose product is MNQVNMFDVKFDNYDFMDLLDYIDKTIQERNQSYILTCNVDHVIKLRKDKEFQMVYSEAGAVVADGMPLIWASKMLGKPLKQKVSGADLFSRLGNAFEQRKYRLFFLGSAEGVPERATMNLKAAYPGINIVGCYSPSYGFEHNDEENERIVKMLTESQPDIVFVGVGAPKQEKWIYRHYTSYQAPISIGVGATFDFLSGSVKRAPDFMQRTGLEWFWRLSQEPGRLWKRYLVDDAQFLVLLLKELRKRDKAKGGGLE